In Poecile atricapillus isolate bPoeAtr1 chromosome W, bPoeAtr1.hap1, whole genome shotgun sequence, one DNA window encodes the following:
- the LOC131591682 gene encoding serine/threonine-protein phosphatase 6 regulatory subunit 2-like produces the protein MFWKFDLNTTSHVDKLLDKEDVTLEELMDEDDVLQECKAQNRRLLDFLCQQHCMEQLVTLITHEPPVDMDEKVRFKYPNTACELLTSDVPQINDKLGGDETLLNILYDFLDHEPPLNPLLASFFSKTIGNLIARKTEQVISFLRKKDKFLSLVLKHIDTSAMMDLLLRLISCVEPTALRQDVLNWLNEARIIQRLVELIHSSQDEDRQSNASQTLCDIIRLSRDQSTQLQDVPEPDPLLTALESQECVEQLLSNMFDGEQSETCIVNGTQVLLTLLETRRSGVEGLMDSYTQGFERSYAVNSSILHGIEPRLKDFHQLLLRPPKKPAILTTLGVLEEPLGNARLHGSRLIAALLHTNTPSINHELCRLGTMDLLLDLFFKYTWNNFLHFQVELSIAAILSHSVHEGKPSPGEPGSKEEAPSGNAAPEPAEPTEPTEPSEPPNGATENVMVTHLFQKCCLVQRILDAWEANDKIQAEGGRRRGNMGHLTRIANAVVHNMEKGPMQAQISDFIKELPEDCRGRWESFVEETLTETNRRNTVDLVSTHHLHSSSEDEDIESAFPNELTLQQAFSEYQIQQMTANFADQFGFNDEEFADQDDNINAPFDRIAEINFNIDADDDSPNASLFEACCNERIQQFDDNEEEEDIWEEKEISYATQVKSRTRFGASQTSESSRSDLENGDHDGSVDSEEEEEQRPPPSPHKGSAPERKESGSSQGAGWTAVFEPASPASPAPPVAMDVGSSVWDSATPQSSAPEEKGWAKFTDFQPFCCSESGPRCSSPVDPESGGSDRSPAQGQDKNCSAAAPCAWNACGTRKAPLVALDSSSSGSSDSDDDDDDKAKAGTEPTAQEPSKDRAARSSGSDGTAPETLPVAESAPAGAPRARSSAATHTDGHQRVATAVTTATETATRDRSEEPLPCTEATLNGPA, from the exons ATGTTCTGGAAGTTTGATTTGAACACAACGTCACACGTGGACAAGCTGCTGGACAAGGAGGATGTGACCCTGGAGGAGCTGATGGACGAGGATGACGTCCTGCAGGAATGCAAAGCCCAGAACCGGCGGCTGCTGGActtcctgtgccagcagcactgcatGGAGCAGCTGGTCACCCTCATCACCCACGAGCCCCCCGTGGACATGGACGAGAAGGTCCGATTCAA GTATCCCAACACGGCCTGCGAGCTGCTGACCTCGGACGTGCCGCAGATCAACGACAAACTGGGTGGGGACGAGACCCTGCTCAACATCCTCTACGACTTCCTGGACCACGAGccccccctgaaccccctccTCGCCAGCTTCTTCAGCAAGACCATCGGGAACCTCATTGCACGGAAAACAGAACAG GTGATCtcatttttgaggaaaaaggaCAAGTTCCTGAGCCTGGTGCTAAAGCACATCGACACCTCTGCCATGATGGACCTGCTGCTGCGCCTCATCAGCTGCGTGGAGCCCACGGCGCTGCGCCAGGACGTGCTCAAT TGGCTGAATGAAGCCAGGATTATCCAGAGACTCGTGGAGCTGATCCATTCGAGCCAGGATGAGGAT AGGCAATCCAACGCTTCCCAGACCCTGTGTGACATCATCAGGCTGAGCAGAGACCAGAGCACTCAGCTCCAGGATGTCCCAGAGCCGGATCCGCTTCTCACAGCACTGGAATC gcaggagtgtgtggagcagctcctcagcaaCATGTTCGACGGGGAGCAGAGCGAGACCTGCATCGTCAACGGAACCCAGGTGCTCCTGACGCTGCTGGAAACGCGGCGCTCCGG agTGGAAGGCCTGATGGACTCGTACACTCAGGGATTCGAGAGGTCTTACGCTGTCAACAGCAGCATCTTGCACGGCATCGAGCCCCGGCTCAAGGACttccaccagctgctgctgcgcCCGCCCAAG AAACCGGCCATCCTGACCACGCTGGGAGTGCTGGAGGAGCCTCTGGGCAACGCGCGGCTGCACGGCTCGCGGCTGATCGCGGCGCTGCTGCACACCAACACCCCCAGCATCAACCACGAGCTCTGCAGGCTCGGCACCATGGACTTGCTACTT gatttattttttaaatacacgTGGAATAACTTTTTGCATTTCCAAGTGGAGCTGTCCATAGCAGCCATCCTGTCCCACTCTGTGCATGAGGGGAAGCCCAGCCCGGGGGAGCCGGGCAGCAAAGAGGAAGCTCCGAGCGGGAACGCGGCCCCGGAGCCAGCGGAGCCCACGGAGCCCACGGAGCCCTCAGAGCCCCCAAACGGAGCCACCGAGAACGTCATGGTCACCCAC CTGTTCCAGAAGTGCTGCCTGGTGCAGAGGATATTGGACGCCTGGGAAGCCAATGACAAAATCCA GGCGGAGGGcggcaggaggagagggaacatgGGGCACCTGACCCGCATCGCCAACGCCGTGGTGCACAACATGGAGAAGGGACCCATGCAGGCCCAGATCAGTGACTTCATCAAAG AGCTGCCTGAGGACTGCAGGGGCAGGTGGGAGAGTTTTGTGGAGGAGACGCTGACCGAGACGAACCGGAGAAACACGGTGGATTTG GTGAGCACCCACCACCTGCACTCCTCCAGCGAGGATGAGGACATTGAAAGCGCTTTTCCCAACGAGCTCACTCTCCAACAG GCCTTCTCCGAGTACCAGATCCAGCAGATGACGGCAAATTTCGCAGATCAGTTCGGCTTCAACGACGAGGAGTTTGCCGACCAGGATGACAACATCAA cGCTCCCTTCGACCGCATAGCCGAGATCAACTTCAACATCGACGCCGACGACGACAGC CCCAACGCCTCCCTGTTCGAGGCCTGCTGCAACGAGCGCATCCAGCAGTTCGACGAcaacgaggaggaggaggacatctgggaggagaaggagatCTCCTACGCAACCCAGGTCAAGTCCAGGACACG GTTTGGAGCGTCGCAGACGTcggagagctccaggagtgaCCTGGAGAACGGGGACCACGATGGCAGCGTGGactcggaggaggaggaggagcagcggCCGCCCCCCTCCCCGCACAAGGGCAGCGCCCCGGAGAGGAAGGAGTCGGGCTCCTCCCAAG GGGCTGGCTGGACGGCCGTGTTCGAGCCCGCGAGCCCCGCGAGCCCCGCGCCGCCCGTGGCCATGGACGTGGGCTCCAGCGTGTGGGACTCGGCCACCCCACAGAGCAGTGCCCCGGAGGAGAAGGGCTGGGCCAAGTTCACAGACTTCCAGCCTTTCTGCTG ctccgAGTCCGGGCCTCGCTGCAGCTCCCCCGTGGACCCCGAGAGCGGCGGCAGCGACAGGAGCCCGGCACAGGGCCAGGACAAGAACT GCAGCGCTGCCGCTCCCTGTGCGTGGAACGCGTGCGGGACGCGCAAGGCGCCGCTGGTggccctggacagcagctccTCGGGCAGCTCCGACAGCGACGACGACGACGACGACAAGGCCAAGGCTGGCACGGAACCCACGGCGCAGGAGCCCAGCAAGGACAGGGCGGCTCGCTCCAG